In Bombus affinis isolate iyBomAffi1 chromosome 11, iyBomAffi1.2, whole genome shotgun sequence, one genomic interval encodes:
- the LOC126922058 gene encoding spliceosome-associated protein CWC27 homolog, whose amino-acid sequence MSNIYIQEPPTKGKVMMKTTVGDIDLELWAKETPKACRNFIQLCMEGYYDNTIFHRIIKGFIAQGGDPTGTGEGGESIYGQAFKDEFHTRLRFCRRGLIAMANAGKDDNGSQFFFTLGSTPELQNKHTIFGKVTGETIFNMLKLEEALVDEDDRPLYPPKIIKTQILKNPFPDIVPRIVSKKNEEINDSLNTKRTGVKNFNLLSFGEEAEEDEEESVILNKQFSSKGKSAHDHLTDPKLSAQPAIEPAGPPNKKIKNDRSSDWESDVEEKTQEELEVIKKEKEAMKERIKNKLRDTKKNSKTENYKVDDDEDDKEIKEDKYYLGKDRDEERKRKAEEIRKQIRDFKRDVQNEKKAKEADQKLRQDQVEKEVKKTEIMKEYIETQEKYKEAKSKLPKKGKSREDFTMELLNKFKSKLQTAKETIRERSLSPLKKEDNKEDDFDPADESWMIHALHCEEKAPVLAKDASTKDDDWFEIYDPRNPLNKRRRGERSHKSNDDKNRQSDSRRK is encoded by the exons ATgagtaatatttatatacaagaACCACCCACTAAAGGAAAA GTGATGATGAAAACTACTGTTGGTGACATTGATTTAGAGTTATGGGCAAAAGAGACTCCAAAAGCATgtagaaattttatacaattatgTATGGAAGGCTATTATGATAACACCATATTTCATAGAATCATTAAAGGATTCATAGCACAGGGTGGGGATCCAACGGGTACAGGAGAAGGTGGTGAAAGCATATATGGACAGGCATTTAAA GATGAATTTCACACAAGATTACGATTTTGTCGAAGAGGTTTAATTGCTATGGCTAATGCTGGAAAAGATGACAATGGTTCTCAGTTCTTTTTTACTCTTGGTTCCACACCAGAATTGCAAAATAAGCATACTATCTTTGGTAAGGTTACTGGAGAAACTATATTTAACATGCTTAAACTTGAAGAAGCGCTTGTAGATGAG gacGATAGACCACTTTATCCtccaaaaattataaaaacacAAATATTGAAGAATCCATTTCCTGATATTGTACCAAGGATAGTATcaaagaaaaatgaagaaataaacGATAGCTTAAATACTAAAAGGACAGGAGTAAA AAATTTTAATCTTTTATCGTTTGGTGAGGAAGCAgaggaagatgaagaagaatCTGTGATACTTAATAAACAGTTCAGTAGTAAAGGCAAGTCTGCGCATGATCACCTAACTGATCCAAAATTAAGTGCACAACCAGCTATTGAACCAGCTGGACctccaaataaaaaaataaaaaacgaccGTAGTAGCGATTGGGAAAGCGATGTGGAAGAAAAAACTCAAGAGGAATTAGaagttataaaaaaagaaaagga AGCaatgaaagaaagaataaaaaataaattaagagATACGAAGAAAAATTCTAAAACAGAAAATTATAAGGTAGATGATGATGAAGATGATAAAGAGATAAAGGAAGATAAATATTATCTTGGGAAAGACAGAGATGAAGAACGTAAAAGAAAAGC AGAAGAAATTAGAAAACAAATTCGGGATTTTAAACGTGATGttcaaaatgaaaaaaaagcgAAAGAAGCAGATCAAAAACTAAGACAAGATCAGGTGGAAAAGGAAGTAAAGAAAACTGAGATTATGAAAGAATATATAGAAACTCAAGAGAAATATAAAGAAGCAAAGTCGAAATTACCTAAAAAGGGAAAAAGTCGCGAGGACTTCACAATGGAGTTATTAAACAAGTTCAAATCTAAACTTCAAACTGCTAAGGAAACTATAAGAGAAAGATCGCTGAGtccattaaaaaaagaagataacaAAGAGGATgattttgatccagctgatgAGTCTTGGATGATACATGCATTACATTGTGAAGAAAAAGCACCTGTTCTTGCTAAAGATGCAAGTACAAAAGACGATGATTGGTTTGAAATTTATGATCCTCGAAATCCTCTTAATAAGCGACGAAGAGGAGAAAGATCGCATAAATCAAATGATGATAAAAATAGGCAATCCGATTCTCGTCGcaaataa